A single window of Colletotrichum higginsianum IMI 349063 chromosome 8, whole genome shotgun sequence DNA harbors:
- a CDS encoding Checkpoint protein has product MDMPTASPTPLGTAGTGLSRRPSQRQGLRRLPSRPQLNRSESNPVHATAVAPALSRKADSQQYVMHDSSDDEIPVPMKLSALTKALLNDGGAPEPQRAPSPPRTRRRTSNLAASTTSATEERRSLRSGSLQAYDSKSSKPTSPLRSRENSPVRKRVVRLSNTPKSLGQMRPTKRRSTSLSRSTNQRPPSRSRPESQDQSSDEKQEPRQDVNTPAQGVRIVRIAAGSSGNRSRLTNSSTHSRRSGSHLEQDYSEEPVTAARHASGINPGSVSRHTNVGRNTKPEDNLALQGSMRVKRVGKIPGSFLSGPARRGRRRQSEEEAEANGEGMVSSQDHDGQGLDMESDLAPSFYGNGRQMSSGSPVAFGDLLRGNSRRPAYEAEPAPPPARPSPKQRDEPEEIHYKLPAPRPQVPSSHDQENEMPSILRSSKPVVSILAERDTEKAPKRHTSTDAAYHRPAASPERKPLSSLPNNTPRRPAPPPPPKMSVLDAATTSAGAVTTSQGKQRRNILRVNGKSYTRLDCLGRGGSAKVYRVTAENGAMFALKRVSLENADESTVRGYRGEIDLLSKLTGNDRVINLFDYEMNDEKKMLTLLMEMGELDLNTLLRSRQNPEAAKFDSVFVRFYWKEMLECLQSVHQFDIVHSDLKPANFVLVKGRLKLIDFGIANAIQTDETVNVHRETQIGTPNYMSPESLMDFNAPRGGRVPGRPKLMKVGKPSDVWSLGCILYQLVYGTPPFGHIANPMARCQAIINWDHHIDFPSRGMGGVPVPPSLVRTLRRCLNREVHMRPTCEELLHETDPFLYPIEMSEKALPIDEELLGRIIQSVVTRCRERMPTETEAMSVWPSAYWSSVKKATNSNR; this is encoded by the exons ATGGACATGCCAACTGCCTCGCCCACGCCCTTAGGCACTGCCGGAACCGGTTTGTCACGAAGACCTTCTCAGAGACAAGGCCTCCGAAGGTTGCCGTCGCGCCCGCAGCTCAACCGAAGCGAATCCAACCCCGTACACGCGACCGCCGTTGCGCCCGCGCTCTCGAGGAAGGCGGACTCGCAGCAGTACGTCATGCACGACAGCTCCGATGACGAGATACCTGTGCCGATGAAGCTGAGTGCTCTCACCAAGGCTTTGCTcaacgatggcggcgcaCCTGAGCCTCAGCGCGCCCCTTCACCGCCGCGAACACGTCGACGCACCAGTAACCTTGCCGCGTCCACGACTTCCGCGACGGAAGAAAGAAGGTCTCTTCGGTCCGGGAGTTTGCAGGCGTATGACAGCAAGTCTTCAAAGCCCACGTCACCCTTAAGAAGCAGGGAGAACAGTCCTGTACGCAAACGTGTTGTCAGACTCAGCAACACGCCCAAGAGCCTTGGCCAGATGCGCCCCACCAAGAGAAGATCTACCTCGCTGTCGCGATCTACCAACCAACGTCCTCCGTCCAGAAGTCGGCCAGAAAGCCAGGACCAATCGTCGGACGAGAAGCAGGAACCACGCCAGGATGTCAATACTCCCGCCCAGGGAGTTCGTATTGTTCGCATTGCCGCTGGCTCGTCCGGCAACAGAAGTCGTCTCACCAATTCGTCCACCCATTCCAGACGCTCAGGATCTCATTTGGAACAGGATTATTCTGAAGAACCGGTGACTGCAGCACGCCATGCCTCTGGTATCAACCCCGGCAGCGTATCCCGCCACACCAATGTCGGAAGAAACACGAAGCCTGAGGACAATCTGGCCTTGCAAGGCTCCATGCGCGTCAAGCGAGTCGGCAAAATTCCTGGCAGTTTCCTGAGTGGACCTGCTCGCCGTGGTCGCAGGAGGCAAAGCGAAGAGGAAGCGGAGGCGAACGGCGAGGGCATGGTTTCTAGCCAGGATCATGATGGTCAGGGCCTAGACATGGAAAGCGACCTTGCACCGTCCTTTTACGGCAACGGAAGACAAATGTCGTCTGGCAGCCCGGTAGCCTTTGGCGATCTTTTAAGAGGAAACAGTCGAAGACCAGCATACGAGGCCGAGCCAGCACCACCCCCTGCACGTCCGTCTCCCAAGCAGCGAGACGAGCCAGAGGAGATTCACTACAAACTACCTGCCCCCCGCCCGCAGGTGCCATCTTCGCATGATCAAGAGAACGAGATGCCCTCTATACTCCGAAGCTCCAAGCCCGTCGTCAGCATACTCGCCGAAAGGGACACCGAGAAAGCCCCCAAGCGTCACACAAGCACTGACGCTGCATACCATCGACCTGCTGCGTCCCCCGAACGGAAACCTCTGTCCTCGCTGCCAAACAACACTccgcgccggcctgctccccctcctccaccgaAAATGTCGGTTCTGGATGCCGCGACCACCTCGGCTGGGGCAGTCACGACCTCGCAGGGGAAACAAAGGCGAAACATTCTTCGTGTCAACGGAAAGTCTTACACTAGGCTCGACTGTCTGGGCCGAGGTGGTAGCGCTAAGGTCTACCGCGTTACTGCCGAAAACGGAGCGATGTTCGCCCTCAAGAGGGTGTCGCTGGAGAATGCCGACGAATCGACCGTCAGGGGTTATCGTGGCGAGATTGACCTGTTAAGCAAGCTGACCGGCAATGACCGGGTTATCAATCTCTTTGACTATGAGATgaacgacgagaagaagatgctGACTTTG CTTATGGAGATGGGCGAGTTGGATCTCAACACCCTCTTGAGAAGTCGTCAAAACCCTGAGGCAGCCAAATTCGATTCTGTTTTTGTCCGCTTCTATTGGAAAGAGATGCTTGAATGCCTTCAATCTGTCCACCAATTCGATATCGTCCACTCCGACCTTAAACCGGCCAACTTTGTCCTCGTAAAAGGCCGTTTGAAGCTTATCGACTTTGGCATTGCCAACGCTATTCAAACAGACGAGACAGTAAACGTTCACCGCGAAACGCAAATTGGCACACCGAACTACATGTCTCCCGAATCCCTCATGGACTTTAACGCACCCCGAGGCGGTCGCGTTCCCGGAAGGCCCAAGCTGATGAAAGTCGGAAAGCCAAGCGACGTTTGGTCTCTTGGGTGTATTCTCTACCAACTCGTATACGGCACCCCTCCTTTTGGCCACATCGCTAACCCGATGGCTCGATGTCAAGCCATTATTAACTGGGACCACCACATTGACTTTCCGTCTAGGGGCATGGGCGGCGTCCCTGTTCCTCCATCACTCGTGCGAACCTTGAGGCGGTGCCTGAACCGTGAAGTGCACATGCGGCCGACTTGCGAGGAGCTCCTTCACGAGACTGACCCTTTCCTCTATCCTATTGAGATGAGCGAAAAGGCACTCCCGATCGACGAAGAGCTCCTTGGTAGAATCATCCAGAGCGTCGTTACGAGATGCCGAGAACGTAtgccgacggagacggaggccaTGTCGGTTTGGCCATCGGCTTACTGGTCCAGTGTGAAAAAGGCAACAAACTCGAATAGATAA
- a CDS encoding Serum paraoxonase arylesterase: protein MGFILQTSVIFSVILGVALQLVLKDPVWMAFGIGKTFQPLSDFPYSCRRIKDPRLQACEDMWLSEATRQLFLACSDPLSRQQWMPNAHRLNASGRSTRDAVVAMDIDSPNGDGFEYRTLSTTGFSGTAGDGLLQLVGLTGIDSPAGNKIELLLVNNRPTVDPATGKLLDQTVVGANSTIEVFETGSQAVGMKHVRTFAGANVSTPNNIAALSSDAFYFTNDRGVNKVGLKSIVGTLLGQGDVSFCSVSKGCKRVSERHRFPNGLVRGLDGLIYVPSALEGGVQVYKVMSEDGGLQKVAHIPVPYSIDNLSVDDKGDIYAAVFPRGIEILQASNDPLNARPKSAAVRIHKDGDGVYVWEKVIEDGAGEVLPGSTVVVHDAKTGRLFFGGVISPFISVCEPTK, encoded by the exons ATGGGCTTCATACTGCAGACTAGTGTCATCTTCAGCGTCATTCTTGGCGTGGCCCTGCAGCTCGTACTCAAGGACCCCGTCTGGATGGCCTTCGGCATTGGGAAGACTTTCCAGCCTCTATCTGACTTCCCCTACTCGTGTCGCCGCATCAAGGACCCCAGGCTGCAGGCATGCGAAGACATGTGGCTATCCGAGGCCACGCGCCAGCTGTTTCTGGCCTGTTCTGACCCTCTGTCTCGCCAGCAATGGATGCCCAA CGCCCACCGCCTTAACGCTTCGGGCCGCTCCACCAGGGATGCTGTCGTTGCCATGGATATTGACAGTCCCAACGGCGATGGGTTCGAGTACCGCACTCTTTCCACCACCGGCTTTTCTGGCACagccggcgatggcctgCTCCAGCTTGTCGGGTTGACAGGAATTGATTCCCCGGCAGGTAACAAGATCGAGCTTCTTTTGGTTAACAACCGCCCAACTGTTGACCCCGCCACCGGCAAACTACTCGACCAAACGGTTGTGGGTGCCAATTCCACCATCGAGGTCTTCGAGACCGGTTCTCAAGCTGTTGGAATGAAGCACGTCCGAACCTTTGCTGGTGCCAATGTCTCAACCCCGAACAACATCGCGGCACTGTCTAGCGATGCCTTTTACTTTACCAATGATCGTGGCGTCAACAAAGTTGGCTTG AAATCCATTGTTGGCACTTTGCTAGGCCAAGGTGACGTATCATTCTGTTCCGTCTCAAAGGGGTGCAAACGCGTCTCGGAGCGCCACCGGTTCCCCAATGGCCTCGtccgcggcctcgatggcctcaTCTATGTCCCGAGCGCTTTGGAAGGCGGCGTCCAGGTATATAAAGTCATGTCCGAAGACGGTGGGCTCCAGAAAGTGGCCCACATCCCCGTGCCGTACTCCATCGACAACCTGTCGGTGGACGACAAGGGTGACATCTACGCCGCCGTGTTCCCGCGGGGCATCGAGATCCTGCAGGCGTCTAACGACCCGCTCAACGCGAGGCCGAAGAGCGCCGCCGTGCGCATTCACAAGGATGGCGACGGTGTATACGTGTGGGAGAAGGTCATCGAGGACGGAGCGGGTGAGGTGTTGCCGGGGTCTACCGTGGTTGTCCACGATGCGAAGACTGGAAGATTGTTTTTCGGGG GCGTGATATCGCCGTTCATCTCGGTCTGCGAGCCGACAAAATGA
- a CDS encoding Brix domain-containing protein, giving the protein MLRQIKPRNARSKRALEKREPKAQENPKTALFLRGTSCSQVTQDALNELYQMRQPLAKRFVKKNDVHPFDNTDSLEFFSEKNDTSIIVFGHTSKKRPNALTMIRTFGHKVLDMLELYLDPETFRTLAQFKGKKVPIGLKPMLVFAGTAWDSPIANEYTHARSFFTDFFRGEQTDKIDVEGLQWIVSITADEPTAAGEGDVGGAKPAIRLRAYTISTKRSGSKVPRVEVNEIGPRMDFRVGRMREPEEAMLKEAMKKPRGTEERTKKNITTDGMGDKMGRVHVGRQDLGDLQTRKMKGLKRSRDVASEDEGEKGDAEEKPKKGRKE; this is encoded by the exons ATGCTTCGTCAAAT AAAACCCCGTAATGCGCGCTCCAAGCGTGCCCTCGAGAAACGCGAGCCTAAGGCCCA AGAAAACCCCAAGACGGCGCTCTTCCTCCGTGGCACATCGTGCTCGCAAGTGACGCAAGATGCCCTCAACGAGCTCTACCAGATGCGCCAGCCGCTCGCCAAACGCTTTGTGAAGAAGAATGATGTCCACCCCTTCGACAACACCGACTCGCTCGAATTCTTCTCGGAAAAGAACGACACCTCTATCATCGTCTTTGGACACACCTCCAAGAAGCGCCCCAACGCCCTTACCATGATCCGCACCTTTGGCCACAAGGTCCTTGATATGCTTGAGCTCTACCTCGACCCAGAGACCTTCCGTACTCTCGCTCAGttcaagggcaagaaggtGCCCATTGGTCTCAAGCCCAtgctcgtcttcgccggcaccgcctgGGACAGCCCTATCGCCAACGAGTACACCCACGCCCGCAGCTTCTTCACCGATTTCTTCCGTGGCGAGCAGACCGACAagatcgacgtcgagggtCTGCAGTGGATCGTCTCCATCACTGCAGATGAGCCCACGGCCGCTGGCGAGGGTGACGTTGGCGGCGCCAAGCCCGCTATCCGCCTCCGCGCTTACACCATCAGCACCAAGCGCAGCGGCTCTAAGGTGCCCCGTGTCGAGGTCAACGAGATCGGCCCCCGGATGGACTTCCGCGTCGGCCGTATGCGTGAGCCCGAAGAAGCCATGCTGAAGGAGGCCATGAAGAAGCCGCGCGGTACTGAAGAGCGTACCAAAAAGAACATCACGACAGATGGCATGGGTGACAAGATGGGTCGCGTGCATGTTGGTCGCCAGGACCTCGGTGATCTGCAGACGCGCAAGATGAAGGGTCTGAAGCGCAGCAGAGACGTCGCGAGCGAGGACGAAGGGGAGAAGGGCGACGCGGAagagaagcccaagaagggCCGCAAGGAATAA
- a CDS encoding SPT2 chromatin protein — protein sequence MPIGDLLAQISGDKSQSTSPAPTRPPIPPPKRKADDDPRSTFSNKTPRTSTNGVGSSAPSKPADAQRPGRPAEKPTTTSTGYRGSAGRPSDRSASAPRSIGNGNTATKSSSSGARLLNGQNTSRVTSTLPSRPSPSTPAATPKPGAPPKKGSFAEIMARAQQAQTKMGQVGKIQHKPVEKVFTKKEREELKKDAKKDPKAAARQSSKFQGTARSSSAAPSRNGAGANGASVNRNGAVDKAKDPRAAAKARAAATEEENQKKLKKAAVATTGYTGTARPKPGAASAKKKPAPGGALLNARPVPLYGGSAKRSRYDEEEEDEELDDFIEYDDEDDAGPRYTYDSEGSSDMEAGMDDVWEEEAKAERVARLEDIEQEKLEKRLKAEKEERKRRFYEQQRARR from the exons ATGCCT ATCGGagacctcctcgcccagaTCAGTGGCGACAAGTCACAGAGCACATCGCCCGCTCCAACGAGGCCGCCTATTCCCCCTCCGAAGCGAAAAGCAGATGACGACCCGCGCAGCACCTTTTCGAATAAGACACCGCGAACCAGCACAAATGGCGTCGGCTCTTCTGCCCCGTCGAAACCGGCAGATGCCCAGAGACCCGGACGGCCTGCAGAGAAGCCAACAACGACTAGTACCGGTTATAGAGGCAGCGCCGGTCGACCTTCCGATCGATCGGCATCTGCGCCAAGGAGCATCGGTAATGGTAACACCGCTACAAAGTCCAGTTCTTCCGGCGCCCGACTCTTAAATGGGCAAAACACATCGAGGGTAACCTCGACTCTGCCGAGTCGGCCATCGCCATCCACCCCCGCCGCTACACCCAAACCAGGAGCACCGCCGAAGAAGGGATCATTCGCTGAAATTATGGCGCGAGCCCAGCAAGCCCAAACCAAGATGGGTCAGGTTGGCAAGATTCAGCACAAGCCTGTGGAGAAGGTCTTCACCAAAAAGGAGCGGGAagagctgaagaaggacgCTAAGAAAGACCCAAAGGCTGCAGCAAGGCAGTCATCCAAGTTCCAGGGGACAGCGAGATCATCATCCGCGGCCCCATCACGCAACGGAGCCGGCGCAAACGGAGCAAGTGTCAACCGCAACGGGGCTGTCGACAAAGCAAAGGACCCCCGGGCTGCAGCGAAGGCACGCGCTGCTGCTACAGAGGAGGAGAAccagaagaagctcaagaaggccgccgttGCGACGACAGGTTACACTGGCACCGCCCGTCCAAAACCTGGCGCGGCGTCAGCCAAGAAAAAGCCTGCCCCGGGAGGTGCGCTCCTTAACGCCCGCCCAGTCCCACTCTACGGTGGCTCTGCGAAGCGCTCGCGCtatgacgaagaggaggaggacgaggaacTCGACGACTTTATCGAatacgacgacgaggatgacgctGGCCCTCGCTACACGTACGACTCTGAGGGCTCTTCAGACATGGAGGCCGGTATGGATGACGTgtgggaagaggaggccaaggcggagCGCGTGGCGCGACTCGAGGATATCGAGCAGGAGAAGCTCGAAAAGAGGTTaaaggccgagaaggaggagcgcAAGCGCAGATTCTATGAGCAACAAAGAGCTCGACGCTGA
- a CDS encoding 60s acidic ribosomal protein p2, which produces MKHLAAYLLLSLGGNTAPSAQDVKTVLESVGIEADEERLNTLISELKGKDINELIAEGSGKLASVPSGGAGGAAPAAGGAAAAAADAPADEPKEEDKEESDDDMGFGLFD; this is translated from the exons ATGAAGCACCTCGCCGCCTACCTTCTCCTCAGCCTTGGTGGCAACACTGCTCCTTCTGCCCAGGATGTCAAGACCGTTCTTGAGTCCGTCGGCATTGAGGCTGACGAGGAGCGCCTGAACACGCTCATCTCTGagctcaagggcaaggacaTCAACGAG CTCATCGCTGAGGGCTCCGGCAAGCTCGCTTCCGTCCCCTCTGGTGGCGCTGGCGGTGCCGCTCccgctgctggcggtgctgccgctgccgctgctgacGCCCCCGCTGATGagcccaaggaggagg ACAAGGAGGAGTCCGACGATGACATGGGATTCGGTCTCTTCGACTAA
- a CDS encoding Peroxisomal membrane protein 24, translated as MSLAALDGLKAAIERIILDPKYHDILAVVKGARNGAVYGAKVRFPHALVMIFLFRSGTFREKAGLVFRATRTHARNLAKFATIYKFTMYLLKNYGPTPGKEGPYDAFFAGLLGGYVVFGGRSPRSGKISSVNQQIVVYVFARVVLALARLAVTPGKGLPLVSREDLSTKISYYAWPVFASTSWAMVMYLFRQHPSDLQPSLRSSMTYIYQQSSEWDSLRNFIWHNK; from the exons ATGTCGCTCGCTGCTCTTGACGGCCTCAAG gccgccatcgagcgCATCATTCTCGATCCGAAGTACCATGATATCCTCGCCGTTGTCAAAGGTGCCCGCAACGGGGCGGTCTATGGCGCAAAAGTCCGCTTCCCTCATGCGCTTGT CATGATCTTCCTCTTCCGTTCGGGAAC ATTCCGCGAAAAGGCCGGCCTTGTCTTCCGCGCGACCCGAACGCACGCCCGCAACCTTGCAAAGTTCGCGACTATCTACAAGTTCACAATGTACCTACTCAAGAACTATGGCCCGACCCCGGGCAAGGAGGGGCCCTACGATGCCTTCTTCGCGGGCCTCTTGGGCGGCTACGTCGTTTTCGGCGGCCGATCCCCGCGCAGCGGAAAGATTTCCAGCGTTAACCAGCAAATCGTAGTCTACGTTTTTGCGCGCGTTGTcctggccctcgcccgcctcgccgtcACCCCCGGCAAGGGCTTGCCTCTCGTCAGCCGTGAGGACCTCTCGACCAAGATTAGCTACTACGCCTGGCCTGTCTTCGCCAGCACGAGCTGGGCTATGGTCATGTACCTCTTCCGCCAGCACCCGTCCGACCTGCAGCCCAGCTTGCGCAGCAGCATGACTTACATCTACCAGCAGAGCAGCGAGTGGGACTCGCTGCGCAACTTCATCTGGCACAACAAGTAG
- a CDS encoding NADPH dehydrogenase, translating to MAAENTKLFQPLKVGKMDLAHRVAMAPLTRYRADDDSVPLPIVPQYYADRASAPGTLIITEATAVSPADVGDLDLPDFSTPAQIAAWKNVFDAIHAKGSYVFQQLWSLGRAADPSFVKGRGYKYCSSSDVQMTGRPCPPEALTEEEIWEKINSWRVAARNVVAAGGDGIEIHGAHGYLVDQFTRDSVNKRADKWGGSVENRARFLLEIIKAVVDEIGAERVALRLSPFATFQESYSSDTWEQTSYIIREIKKAGYKLAYLSLVEAVGNPVNLGIVPRQPTDDVQPFDEARPQTLDFILEEWDNQSPVIVAGGYLGDSARWAVDERYAKWDVAVAFGRYFISNPDLVFRVKNRIPFAPYDRTTFYKKKSNDGYNTYEFSDEYVKAHGSNGSA from the coding sequence ATGGCCGCCGAGAATACCAAGCTCTTCCAGCCTCTCAAGGTTGGCAAGATGGACCTCGCCCACCGCGTCGCCATGGCCCCCCTCACCCGCtaccgcgccgacgacgatagTGTGCCCCTGCCCATCGTCCCTCAGTACTATGCCGACCGCGCCTCGGCTCCGGGCACACTCATCATCACCGAGGCCACCGCCGTCTCCCCCGCCGACGTCGGTGACCTCGACCTGCCTGACTTCTCCACCCCGGCTCAGATAGCCGCCTGGAAAAACGTCTTCGACGCCATTCACGCTAAGGGCAGCTATGTTTTCCAGCAGCTCTGGTCCCTGGGCCGTGCCGCCGACCCCTCCTTCGTCAAGGGTCGCGGCTACAAGTACTGTTCCTCTTCCGACGTCCAGATGACCGGTCGCCCCTGCCCCCCCGAGGCCctcaccgaggaggagatctGGGAGAAGATCAACAGCTGGCGGGTCGCCGCCcgcaacgtcgtcgccgctggGGGTGACGGCATCGAGATCCACGGCGCTCACGGCTACCTTGTCGATCAGTTTACCCGCGACTCGGTCAACAAGCGTGCTGACAAGTGGGGTGGCTCTGTCGAGAACCGCGCCCGCTTCCTGCTCGAGATCATAAAGGCAGTAGTTGACGAGATTGGGGCCGAGCGCGTTGCCCTGCGCCTGAGCCCCTTCGCCACTTTCCAAGAGTCATACTCCTCTGACACCTGGGAGCAGACGAGCTACATCATCCGCGAGATTAAGAAGGCCGGCTACAAGCTTGCCTACCTgtccctcgtcgaggccgtcggcaaCCCCGTCAACCTGGGCATCGTGCCCCGCCAGCCCACTGACGACGTCCAGCCCTTCGACGAGGCCCGCCCCCAGACCCTTGACTTCATCCTTGAGGAGTGGGACAATCAGTCCCCCGTCATTGTCGCCGGTGGTTACCTCGGCGATAGCGCCCGCTGGGCTGTCGACGAGCGCTACGCCAAGTGGGACGTCGCAGTCGCCTTCGGCCGATACTTCATCTCCAACCCGGACCTCGTCTTCCGCGTCAAGAACCGCATCCCTTTTGCCCCCTATGACCGCACCACCTTctacaagaagaagagcaacgACGGCTACAACACGTACGAGTTCAGCGACGAGTACGTCAAGGCCCACGGTTCCAACGGCTCTGCTTAG
- a CDS encoding Zinc-binding dehydrogenase: MAAIPKTHKAVATPAKRAPLLLIDRETRLPGEGEVLIQNQWTASSPLDLHRADGGLLCTYPEVMGGGAAGTVVTVGSGVERLRAGDQIFTFSFHDFGERAHQDFATVPEYLVSKLPANVTPQEAATVPTNLITVFHAVTADLGLELPWPRPANWEPKEKDDAVLVWGAASSVGVYAVQVLRHWGYRNILAVASEKHHVHLKEIGARETFSYRDDDIVDKLLGFVGSKGVPFVLDCIGSVEGTLRPLTKISCKGTKVAVMLPVIVRDSTEDVEPEYEMDVSRVLTDEWAEGVELRGVRTHFYLANKFFKEKMQREIVPTLLEQGVIKPNKQKIVEGDTMLERAQKAIKLLRRKDPSGERLVWKVSDLKL, from the exons ATGGCCGCCATCCCCAAAACCCATAAGGCTGTTGCGACGCCCGCCAAACGCGCGCCACTCCTTCTCATCGACCGCGAGACCAGGCTCCCTGGCGAAGGGGAAGTCCTCATACAGAATCAGTGGACAGCCTCGAGCCCTCTTGACCTCCAtcgcgccgacggcggtcTCCTCTGCACGTACCCGGAGGTtatgggcggcggcgccgcgggcACCGTTGTGACCGTCGGGTCGGGCGTCGAACGCCTCCGGGCTGGAGACCAGATCTTCACCTTTTCGTTCCACGACTTCGGCGAACGCGCGCACCAGGACTTCGCCACGGTGCCCGAATACTTGGTCTCCAAGCTGCCGGCCAACGTCACACCCCAGGAGGCCGCGACGGTGCCGACGAACCTGATCACTGTGTTCCACGCCGTGACGGCGGATCTAGGGCTGGAGCtgccgtggccgaggccggcgaacTGGGAgcccaaggagaaggatgaTGCGGTGCTTGTCTGGGGTGCCGCAAGCAGCGTGGGTGTGTATGCAGTGCAGGTGCTGCGGCACTGGGGGTACCGGAACATTCTAGCCGTGGCGAGCGAGAAGCACCATGTCCATCTCAAGGAGATTGGCGCCAGGGAAACATTCAGCTACcgtgacgacgacatcgTGGACAAGCTTTTAGGGTTCGTCGGCTCAAAAGGCGTGCCGTTCGTGCTGGATTGTATTGGCTCCGTCGAGGGCACGCTTAGGCCGTTGACCAAAATTTCGTGCAAGGGAACAAAGGTCGCCGTCATGCTTCCCGTCATCGTTCGGGACTCGACGGAGGATGTCGAGCCCGAGTATGAGATGGACGTAAGTCGGGTTCTCACCGACGAGTGGGCCGAAGGCGTCGAGCTGCGCGGAGTGAGGACGCATTTCTACTTGGCT AACAAATTTTTCAAGGAGAAGATGCAGAGAGAGATTGTGCCCACGCTCCTAGAGCAGGGGGTCATCAAGCCGAACAAGCAAAAAATTGTCGAGGGCGACACGATGCTGGAGCGGGCGCAAAAGGCGATCAAACTGCTGAGGAGGAAAGACCCTAGCGGAGAGCGTCTTGTATGGAAGGTATCGGATCTGAAGCTGTAA
- a CDS encoding Aconitate hydratase, producing MSRSLLRSVLELRTPITRLPPTFLLPTHARRYNSTAPIVEPVAHKAPTVTPLDTPTKPSIAQQAQAAAVDTAASAATAAPIPESVQAVLPFLAAQPNHYITFHIHGRPYLVQPGDSIRLPFKMPGVVPGDVLRLNRASVIGSRDYTLKGAPFIDERVFECRAVVTGTESEPMRLKTKTKRRQRRVKTVKSKHRHTMLTVSELKINRVEEIEA from the coding sequence ATGAGTCGATCACTTCTACGCTCCGTCTTGGAGCTTCGGACACCCATCACCCGCCTCCCGCCGACCTTCCTCCTCCCAACCCACGCCCGCCGGTACAACTCCACGGCGCCAATCGTCGAGCCCGTTGCCCACAAAGCGCCCACAGTTACTCCGCTAGACACCCCAACGAAGCCCTCAATAGCACAGCAAGCCCAGGCTGCTGCCGTAGACACTGCCGCATCGGCCGCGACAGCCGCCCCGATCCCCGAATCTGTGCAGGCTGTCCTacccttcctcgccgcccagcccaACCACTACATCACCTTTCACATCCACGGTCGTCCGTACCTCGTTCAGCCCGGCGACAGTATTCGCCTGCCTTTCAAGATGCCCGGCGTTGTGCCCGGCGACGTCCTCCGTCTGAACCGCGCCTCCGTCATTGGCAGTAGGGACTACACTCTCAAGGGCGCACCCTTCATTGACGAGCGCGTATTCGAGTGCCGCGCCGTGGTAACGGGTACTGAGAGTGAGCCTATGCGGCtcaagacgaagacgaagaggaggcagaggaggGTAAAGACGGTCAAGAGCAAGCACCGCCACACGATGCTGACCGTTAGCGAGTTGAAGATCAACCGGGTCGAGGAGATTGAGGCCTGA
- a CDS encoding Ribosome biogenesis protein nsa-2, producing the protein MPQNEYMERWRKLHGRRLDHEERARKKEAREGHKASKDAQNLRGLRAKLHAKKRHNEKIQMRKQIKAHEERNIKTNDEKEPSEPMPAYLLDRSNPNNAKAISSQIKNKRAEKAARFNVAIPKVKGISEEEMFKVISTGKKTHKKSWKRMITKPTFVGPNFTRRDPKHERFIRPMGLRYKHAHVTHPELGVTVKLPILGVKKNPQNPLYTNLGVLVRQNECLSRFGVVAHILITD; encoded by the exons ATG CCCCAGAACGAGTACATGGAGAGATGGCGAAAGCTTCATGGTCGCCGCCTAGACCACGAAGAGAGAGCTCGTAAGAAGGAGGCGCGTGAGGGTCACAAGGCATCCAAGGATGCGCAGAACCTGCGCGGCCTCCGGGCCAAGCTCCACGCGAAGAAGCGTCACAACGAGAAGATCCAGATGCGCAAGCAGATTAAGGCCCATGAGGAGCGTAACATCAAGACGAACGATGAGAAGGAGCCTAGCGAGCCCATGCCCGCCTACCTGCTCGACAGAAGCAATCCGAACAACGCCAAAGCAATCTCATCTCAGATCAAGAACAAGCGCGCtgagaaggcggcgaga TTTAACGTTGCAATTCCCAAAGTGAAAGGTATATCCGAGGAAGAGATGTTCAAAGTCATCTCCACCGGCAAGAAGACACACAAGAAGTCGTGGAAGCGCATG ATCACCAAGCCCACTTTCGTCGGGCCCAACTTCACGAGAAGAGATCCGAAACACGAGCG CTTTATTCGCCCAATGGGACTGAGGTACAAGCATGCCCATGTTACTCATCCTGAGCTCGGCGTTACTGTGAAGCTGCCCATTCTCGGCGTAAAGAAAAACCCGCAGAACCCGCTGTATACCAACTTGGGAGTTCTGGTGCGTCAAAACGAATGTCTCTCACGCTTTGGGGTTGTTGCTCACATCCTTATCACAGACTAG